A single Crateriforma conspicua DNA region contains:
- a CDS encoding chorismate transformation enzyme, FkbO/Hyg5 family, which produces MKRIQTNGRPAGAIQNSAFNNQWTGANASITCDRLMPSRQVLGDCTMGCVSRPETSRESVEATTPPCLLSRQQHTVIDLQDVRRIALMVTPQCVGTPIDQAWEAVSTIRAIMLQQPVAMTVSMQTIFVKSADLIPAIRRLLESYFMDTMPATTFIVQPPAGGQALAIEAWALGGKNVEVDFPTTDIVTVQYNDMRWIHVGGIVAPEHFHESAYAEAEFVFADLAGRLDRIGATMADVPRVWLYQDQIVELESGTERYRELNRARTDFFDQQNAAGFMKIGEAGQVIYPASTGIGMTGGGLTVSALGLQTDRDDIVIRPLENPSQTSAFDYDQRFSLKSPKFARAMAMSIDDYVTTWVSGTASILEAESVHLGDAEKQTEQTIDNIQRLISPDNLKRHGFEGVHPQLADIAKLRVYVKNPEDQPVCEAVCRRRFGNVPAIYAIADVCRPELLVEIEGVAFTKRQPDPGQH; this is translated from the coding sequence ATGAAACGAATTCAAACCAATGGCCGCCCCGCCGGCGCGATCCAGAACTCGGCGTTCAACAACCAATGGACTGGCGCGAATGCATCGATCACGTGTGATCGTTTGATGCCCAGTCGGCAGGTGCTGGGTGATTGCACGATGGGTTGCGTGTCTCGACCTGAAACCAGTCGCGAATCAGTCGAAGCAACGACACCGCCATGTTTGTTAAGTCGGCAGCAACACACGGTCATTGATCTACAGGACGTTCGTCGAATCGCCTTGATGGTGACACCGCAATGTGTGGGAACACCGATCGATCAAGCATGGGAGGCGGTGTCGACGATCCGCGCGATCATGCTGCAACAACCGGTCGCGATGACGGTTTCGATGCAAACGATATTCGTCAAATCGGCCGACTTGATACCGGCCATTCGTCGGCTGTTGGAATCCTATTTCATGGACACCATGCCCGCGACGACCTTCATCGTCCAGCCTCCGGCGGGCGGCCAGGCACTGGCGATCGAAGCGTGGGCGCTGGGTGGCAAGAACGTCGAAGTCGATTTTCCAACGACCGACATCGTCACGGTCCAGTACAACGACATGCGGTGGATTCACGTAGGCGGAATCGTCGCTCCGGAACACTTCCACGAATCGGCCTACGCCGAAGCCGAGTTTGTCTTTGCTGATCTTGCCGGACGTCTGGATCGCATTGGTGCCACCATGGCCGATGTGCCGCGGGTTTGGTTGTATCAGGACCAGATCGTGGAATTGGAATCCGGCACCGAACGGTATCGCGAACTCAATCGCGCAAGAACTGACTTCTTCGATCAGCAGAACGCCGCCGGTTTCATGAAAATTGGTGAAGCCGGCCAAGTCATCTATCCCGCTAGCACGGGAATCGGAATGACCGGTGGCGGGTTGACCGTTTCTGCGTTGGGTTTGCAGACCGATCGCGATGACATCGTGATTCGTCCGTTGGAAAACCCCAGTCAGACATCGGCATTCGATTATGACCAACGCTTTTCGTTGAAGAGCCCCAAGTTTGCCCGGGCCATGGCGATGTCGATTGATGATTACGTCACGACATGGGTTTCGGGAACGGCCAGCATCCTGGAAGCGGAAAGCGTTCATCTTGGTGACGCTGAAAAACAGACCGAACAGACCATCGACAACATCCAGCGTCTGATCAGTCCGGACAACTTGAAACGGCATGGTTTCGAAGGCGTTCATCCACAGCTTGCGGATATCGCCAAGCTGCGTGTGTACGTCAAGAACCCCGAAGACCAACCCGTGTGTGAAGCGGTTTGTCGGCGGCGATTTGGCAATGTTCCGGCCATCTATGCGATTGCCGATGTGTGTCGTCCTGAACTGTTGGTGGAAATCGAAGGCGTGGCCTTCACCAAACGCCAGCCCGATCCTGGCCAACACTGA
- a CDS encoding DUF1501 domain-containing protein — protein MNRYDHRYGLDMGLTRRQMLHSGVLSSAGFMLASRLYAAAASGGVLQENAKAKAVIQVWLAGGPSHTDTFDPKPDLGSEYTGPLSDICETNVPGIQIGQSLPELAKIADKYSLIRSMTHGQNGHETASYLTQTGRMPGRIVHPAAGAVVNAMTDQKTDGGSSSLIPPYVVLTRPQGRFSEAGFLGIKYKPFATGGDPNAQRFAVEGIVAPDLNENRQLQRRELLSQLNSLPDRIQHSTTLASAAESRDQAYDMILGDTGKVFDLNQESDDIRQRYGRTRFGQSCLAARRLVENGSKFVTINDGGWDTHKDHFGVMRRKLPDLDRGLSALISDLDQRGMLDSTIVWCIGEFGRTPKVAMESPWNGGRHHFGAVFSTLVAGGGFVGGQVLGQSDAKGETVADRPVYPTDLIGTMYELLGIDPEATLPHPLGYPVRITPGQDEGLDSGGRLDELV, from the coding sequence ATGAATCGATATGATCATCGCTACGGTTTGGATATGGGGCTGACACGTCGGCAGATGTTGCATTCGGGGGTTTTGAGTTCTGCAGGATTCATGTTGGCGTCCAGGCTTTATGCGGCAGCTGCCAGCGGTGGTGTGCTGCAGGAAAATGCCAAAGCCAAGGCGGTCATACAGGTTTGGCTTGCGGGTGGGCCGTCCCACACGGACACCTTTGATCCAAAGCCGGATTTGGGTTCCGAATACACGGGACCGCTAAGTGACATTTGCGAAACCAACGTGCCAGGGATTCAGATCGGACAGTCGTTGCCCGAGCTGGCAAAGATTGCCGACAAGTATTCGCTGATCCGCAGCATGACACATGGCCAAAACGGTCATGAAACAGCATCCTATCTAACGCAAACCGGTCGCATGCCGGGGCGAATCGTGCATCCGGCTGCGGGTGCGGTGGTCAACGCCATGACCGATCAAAAGACCGATGGCGGATCATCTAGCCTGATACCTCCCTACGTCGTGCTGACCCGTCCCCAGGGTCGTTTCTCCGAAGCGGGGTTCCTGGGGATCAAATACAAGCCTTTCGCAACCGGCGGTGATCCGAATGCACAGCGATTCGCCGTCGAAGGTATCGTTGCGCCGGACTTGAACGAAAATCGCCAATTGCAACGTCGTGAATTGCTGAGCCAGTTGAATTCGTTGCCAGATCGAATTCAGCATTCAACCACGCTGGCGTCGGCAGCCGAATCACGCGATCAGGCCTATGACATGATTCTTGGTGACACGGGCAAGGTGTTTGATCTGAACCAAGAATCGGATGACATACGACAACGTTATGGTCGCACACGATTCGGTCAATCGTGTCTGGCCGCCCGACGTTTAGTGGAGAATGGATCCAAGTTTGTCACCATCAATGACGGTGGATGGGATACCCATAAAGACCACTTCGGTGTGATGCGGCGAAAGCTTCCCGATCTGGACCGCGGCTTGTCCGCACTGATCAGCGACTTGGATCAACGCGGCATGTTGGATAGCACCATTGTGTGGTGCATCGGAGAGTTCGGCAGGACACCCAAGGTTGCGATGGAATCACCGTGGAACGGCGGGCGGCACCATTTCGGCGCCGTTTTTTCCACGCTGGTTGCTGGAGGCGGATTTGTGGGCGGCCAGGTTCTAGGGCAGTCTGATGCCAAGGGCGAAACCGTTGCCGATCGTCCGGTGTATCCGACAGATCTGATCGGAACGATGTATGAATTGCTGGGGATCGATCCAGAGGCAACACTGCCGCATCCCCTGGGGTACCCGGTTCGCATCACTCCGGGACAAGACGAAGGATTGGATTCGGGAGGCCGGCTTGATGAACTTGTATAG
- a CDS encoding DUF1553 domain-containing protein — MSTESIVSTDISPFQIRTKPRRKRRPGRWARAVSHWMYSTIAFSLALVLLVVWLQRSPLDVAAPVNPEDQFNGPNPGGPVGNAMVPAGFLSEVTKGGGKVDRSNQKSLGRSLPKTLFDGNTSEKNEAKVAGVESKNAGPAARFEIVNPIDRMILASLQQQGIQPANRCDDATYLRRVYLDVLGTLPTLSEVRTFLSDPDPEKRSKLVDAVLRRPEYVDYATMRWCDRLRVKAEFPINLWPNAAQAYHHWIHRSIETNQPMDRFAKELLVASGSNFRSPPANFYRALQGNEPGDIATVVALTFLCERLDEWPQAKREGFIQFFSKVGYKPTGEWKEEIVYFDLHQADGEPPQDLKAIFPDGKSVTIPPDVDPRSVFADWLTDPRNSAFAKGIANRLWAHLMGRGIVEPVDHFASDHPPSHPELLDWLAKELIDSGYDIKHLYRLILNSSTYGQSCIPKGDSQQAEHWFACYIPRRMDAEVLIDAICQITGTTETYMSIIPEPYTFLPTDQRAISLPDGSISSSFLEMFGRPARDTGMASERNNRLTAAQTLHLLNSNHIRDKLKKGPAAAKLYKGKTPAPQRLNQIYMTVLSRRPSNDEVMLGEPLCSSPTSGRDLIWALVNCDEFLFRH, encoded by the coding sequence ATGAGTACCGAATCGATCGTGTCGACCGACATCAGCCCGTTTCAAATTCGAACGAAACCAAGACGTAAGCGTCGGCCCGGACGATGGGCTCGCGCTGTCAGTCATTGGATGTATTCGACGATCGCGTTTTCGTTGGCTCTAGTGTTGCTGGTTGTCTGGCTGCAGCGAAGTCCGCTTGATGTGGCGGCACCAGTGAACCCGGAAGATCAATTCAACGGTCCGAATCCAGGGGGGCCGGTTGGAAACGCGATGGTGCCCGCTGGGTTTCTAAGCGAAGTCACCAAGGGCGGTGGCAAAGTCGATCGAAGCAACCAGAAGTCATTGGGACGATCCTTGCCGAAGACGTTGTTTGATGGCAACACGTCGGAGAAGAACGAGGCCAAAGTTGCCGGCGTCGAATCCAAGAATGCCGGGCCGGCAGCACGGTTTGAAATCGTTAATCCGATCGACCGAATGATTCTCGCGTCTTTGCAACAGCAAGGGATTCAACCGGCAAACCGGTGCGACGACGCGACGTATCTGCGGCGAGTCTATTTGGATGTGTTGGGCACTCTGCCGACTTTGTCTGAGGTTCGTACATTTCTGAGCGATCCCGATCCCGAGAAACGTTCCAAGCTTGTCGATGCGGTCTTGCGACGTCCTGAATATGTGGACTACGCGACGATGCGTTGGTGTGATCGCTTACGAGTGAAGGCAGAGTTTCCCATCAACCTGTGGCCCAATGCGGCACAGGCTTACCACCATTGGATTCATCGTTCGATCGAAACCAACCAGCCGATGGACCGCTTCGCGAAAGAGTTGTTGGTCGCATCGGGCAGCAATTTTCGGTCACCGCCGGCCAATTTCTATCGCGCACTGCAGGGGAATGAACCCGGCGACATCGCCACGGTGGTCGCGTTAACGTTCTTATGTGAACGCCTTGATGAATGGCCGCAGGCAAAGCGAGAAGGATTCATTCAGTTCTTCTCCAAGGTCGGATACAAACCGACGGGTGAATGGAAAGAGGAAATTGTTTATTTCGATCTGCATCAAGCCGATGGTGAGCCGCCGCAGGATCTGAAGGCGATCTTCCCGGATGGAAAATCGGTGACGATTCCGCCCGATGTCGATCCGCGGTCGGTGTTCGCAGACTGGCTAACGGATCCACGAAACTCCGCATTTGCAAAAGGGATCGCGAATCGACTTTGGGCACACCTGATGGGACGTGGGATCGTGGAACCGGTGGATCACTTCGCTTCCGATCATCCACCCAGCCATCCCGAGTTGCTGGATTGGCTTGCCAAAGAATTGATCGATTCTGGGTATGACATCAAGCATTTGTATCGCTTGATTTTGAACAGTTCGACTTACGGGCAATCTTGTATTCCCAAAGGCGATAGCCAGCAGGCCGAACATTGGTTCGCTTGTTACATTCCGCGTCGAATGGATGCCGAGGTTTTGATTGATGCCATCTGTCAAATCACCGGAACTACCGAAACCTACATGAGTATCATTCCGGAACCGTATACGTTTCTGCCCACTGATCAACGGGCCATCAGCCTGCCGGATGGCAGCATCTCTAGCAGCTTTCTGGAGATGTTCGGAAGGCCCGCACGTGACACGGGGATGGCGTCGGAGCGAAATAATCGCTTAACGGCCGCGCAGACTTTGCACCTGCTGAATTCGAATCACATCCGTGACAAATTGAAGAAAGGGCCTGCGGCAGCAAAGTTGTACAAAGGAAAAACGCCCGCGCCGCAGCGTTTGAATCAGATTTACATGACAGTGCTGTCGCGACGCCCCAGCAACGATGAGGTCATGCTTGGGGAACCCTTGTGCAGTTCCCCCACCAGTGGCCGTGATTTGATCTGGGCATTGGTTAACTGTGATGAATTTCTATTTCGACACTAA